Proteins from a genomic interval of Scylla paramamosain isolate STU-SP2022 chromosome 26, ASM3559412v1, whole genome shotgun sequence:
- the LOC135113638 gene encoding uncharacterized protein LOC135113638, whose amino-acid sequence MPPYKPVHTLRAFAKDKVLYNICAVILDEIYFGQDENWEIYGATLSVRLGLVRDIVTGALTPCLLEDILNTILSRDEAVEAVVRYLAIQVLLVEGVRSVNVGNFPEAYHTLVLHAVAKNGTGIHQLDLRGLWVKGEHKNALMRVLRKLSDIRKLTLRYTCDDDMLATLGKYSENLQKLDISGSHAITEEGVRKLCDYPSRVVMSKLSESLQIVDLGGPGSKGLPPSYASYLLLHLPQLVSLGSYEHTAAAVDLALQSRPEKKFGLRYMHDLITSHKRFMSVVSGCPKLTSVYFDCPKDKVVHNLDQLKELREIKMNKVRWSDVEIMLQKMGGRVRSLFLLSVFGQLDLVELGRLCPRLLRLELHNAMLLCSVDTHDTAFRQVRELFIYTNSISLSCVKLLLNQCVEAEHFALGDCGVLTDGLLHASLLQHSLRHVRHIWFGVAEHLTVQALQSLLEYCPQLTSVGNLAAWDVRPEHIDLLRVEMYLTNRDLTLHEVGPQDSEEWVPILVV is encoded by the coding sequence ATGCCGCCCTACAAGCCCGTCCACACGCTGCGGGCCTTCGCTAAGGACAAGGTGCTGTACAACATATGTGCCGTCATACTCGACGAAATATACTTCGGCCAAGACGAAAACTGGGAGATCTACGGGGCGACCTTGTCCGTGCGGCTGGGTTTAGTGCGGGACATTGTGACGGGCGCCCTCACGCCCTGCCTTCTGGAGGACATACTCAACACTATCCTGTCCCGGGACGAggcggtggaggcggtggtgagGTATCTAGCCATTCAGGTGCTGCTGGTGGAGGGCGTGCGGAGTGTAAATGTTGGTAACTTCCCTGAGGCTTACCACACGCTGGTGCTGCACGCCGTGGCCAAGAACGGCACGGGTATACACCAGCTGGACCTGCGCGGCCTATGGGTGAAGGGCGAGCACAAGAATGCTCTCATGAGGGTGCTGAGGAAGCTCTCCGACATCAGGAAGTTGACTCTGCGCTACACGTGTGACGATGATATGCTGGCCACGCTGGGGAAGTACAGCGAAAACCTGCAGAAGCTCGATATCTCTGGGTCCCACGCCATCACGGAGGAGGGCGTGAGGAAGCTGTGTGATTACCCTTCCCGTGTGGTCATGAGCAAACTGTCGGAGAGTTTACAAATCGTGGATCTGGGTGGGCCAGGCTCCAAGGGTCTGCCGCCCTCCTACGCTAGCTACCTGTTGCTCCACCTGCCGCAACTGGTCAGCTTGGGCTCCTACGAgcacaccgccgccgccgttgACCTCGCCCTTCAGAGCCGCCCGGAGAAGAAGTTTGGGCTGCGGTACATGCATGACTTGATCACTTCACACAAGCGGTTCATGTCCGTAGTCAGCGGGTGTCCTAAACTTACGTCAGTGTACTTTGATTGTCCCAAGGACAAAGTTGTCCACAACCTGGATCAACTCAAAGAGCTCAGAGAAATCAAGATGAACAAAGTGCGATGGAGCGACGTGGAGATTATGCTGCAGAAAATGGGCGGCCGCGTCAGGAGTCTATTCCTGCTATCCGTGTTCGGCCAGCTGGACCTGGTGGAGCTGGGCAGGTTGTGTCCCCGCCTGCTGCGGCTGGAGCTGCACAACGCCATGCTGCTGTGCTCAGTGGACACCCACGACACCGCCTTCCGCCAGGTGCGGGAGCTGTTCATCTACACCAACAGCATCAGCTTGTCCTGCGTGAAGCTGCTTCTCAACCAGTGTGTAGAGGCCGAACACTTCGCTCTGGGGGACTGCGGCGTCCTCACTGACGGCCTGCTTCACGCCAGCCTGCTCCAACACTCCCTCCGCCACGTGCGTCACATCTGGTTCGGCGTGGCGGAGCACCTCACCGTGCAGGCGCTGCAGTCGCTGCTGGAGTACTGCCCACAGCTCACCAGCGTGGGAAACCTGGCGGCCTGGGACGTGCGCCCCGAACACATCGACCTGCTGCGGGTGGAGATGTATCTTACCAACCGTGACCTCACCCTGCACGAGGTGGGCCCGCAGGACTCCGAGGAGTGGGTGCCCATCCTGGTGGTGTGA